In Insulibacter thermoxylanivorax, the DNA window CTTCATGCAGCGGATGAAGAACTGTACGGGCCGGGTCGGCTCTGCTGCACCGTCCCCTGTACTGTATCAAGAGGCTTTCCGAGGTGCGCGCACGTCGTTTGCCATCACCTTGTCCAGCAATCTCTCGAGTTCTTATACAAGCGCGATGCTTGGCAAGCGCATGGCAGAAGATGAGGATCCGAATGCGGATGTTCACGTGTTCGACTCGAAGAGCGCATCTGCCGGACAAGTGCTGCTCGCTGTTAAGCTGCGCAGGATGCTCGATGAGAAGCTGCACAAGTCTGAGATCGTCACAAAGCTGGAGAGCTTCATCAAGGATATGAAGACCTATTTCGTGTTGGACAATATAGACAACTTAGTGAAGAATGGACGTCTGAACAAAATCGCGGGCAAGATCATCTCCATCCTCCACATTCGCCCGATCATGGGATCGGACGGGGACGGAAACATCGTCATGTACGGCCAGGCGCGCGGGGAGAAACAGATCATCAGCAAACTGATCGACCTCGTTGCAAACAGCGGACGTCAATTGGAAGGCGAGAGCATGGTGATCACCCATTGCAACAATCCGAGTCTCGCTGAGAAGCTGCAGGACGCGATCATGAGCCGTTTTCCGTTCAAAGAGATCATCGTGATGCCGACGAACGGCGTAAGTTCTCTGTATGCGAATGAGAGAGGCATCGTAATGGCATTCTAGCTGATAGATCATCAGCATAGAGATCACATAAGCGTACACCTATTGCCGGCTTGTCTTGTGACAAGCCGCTTGTGAGGAGATGAGAGTGATGGCAGATCGCAACATCCGCTGGGGGATCATGGGAGCGGGCTGGATCTCCGGCAAGTTCGCCTCCGATCTGAAGCATGCGCAAGGCGTCGAACTCGTCGCTGTGGCATCGCAATCGGCAGAACGGGCGAAGAGCTTCGCCGCTGAATACGGCATCCCGCGCGCCTATGACAATTATGAAGATTTTGCAGCTGATCCCGATATCGATATCGTATATATCGGCACGCTGCATCCGATGCACAAGGACTGCGCGCTGCGCTGTCTGCGTGCCGGCAAGGCTGTGCTGTGTGAGAAACCCTTCACCATGAATGCCGCCGAAGCCGAGGAGTTGATCCAGACGGCGAGGGAGAACAACGTCTTCCT includes these proteins:
- a CDS encoding DegV family protein, which codes for MDYKIIVDSCCDLTPEYRERMQVTTVPLTLTLGEESYVDDEKLNLIDFMQRMKNCTGRVGSAAPSPVLYQEAFRGARTSFAITLSSNLSSSYTSAMLGKRMAEDEDPNADVHVFDSKSASAGQVLLAVKLRRMLDEKLHKSEIVTKLESFIKDMKTYFVLDNIDNLVKNGRLNKIAGKIISILHIRPIMGSDGDGNIVMYGQARGEKQIISKLIDLVANSGRQLEGESMVITHCNNPSLAEKLQDAIMSRFPFKEIIVMPTNGVSSLYANERGIVMAF